CGAATATACTGCCAGCTGAGCGATGAATTTCGGCGAAACCTGCTTTGCCTGCTCTATGACTGCCTGAAGCTGATCATGACCGGATGCATAGAAGGTGGAGTTTAAACAGCCAGTCATGGCGTACTGTGCCAATGCCTCTTGGGGGCCTAACTTATAGGCCGGAGCGCCTTCGTGGTTCAGCGCATCAGTTGCCAAGCTGAGTTTTCCTACCGCTGATGAGAAGAGCTGTTTGTTTGCCATATTTCCTTATCGCGACCTTTTCGGTCTTTGCTTCGAGTGAATTGCGTTTTCTACCACTCTAACAAAGCAAGGGGTGTGCCAGTTGGTGATCCATTCGCTCCGAGCCTGTCTAACTCTGTGTAATCACGAGAGAACCTTCTCGGGCATAAATAGAACTGGCTTTTTAGAGGCTTAGTGAGCTAACATAAAACATATATTATTATATATGATATTAGATTATAGGCTATGTGGAAACAAAGCAGACGGTTTTAATTGGCTTTTTGGGGACAGCCTTAGATCGCGGCCCTCGAAATGCACAGAGATGGGAGCTATGGCGTCCTAGTGTGGGCATTTGTCAGCAAGACGATCTGCTCATCGATGTCTTTGAACTTCTGCACTCAAGAAGATTTACAGCGCTGGCGGAGCAGATTGCGGCAGACATCACTAGCGTGTCTCCCGAAACCAGGGTGGTGCTTCATGGCATTGAAATTCAAGATGCCTGGGACTTTGAGGAAGTCTACGGGGTCCTGCTCGACTTTGCTCGATCGTATTCATGGAATCTAGATGAGCGTGAATATCTCTTGCACATAACCACGGGTACTCACGTTGCCCAGATTTGCCTGTTTCTTCTGGCAGAAGCCCGCTATTTTCCGGCAAAGTTAGTTCAGAGCTCACCGCCCGCTCCTCCTGAGCGAGATAGTAGGGGTACTTATCGAATTATCGATCTCGATCTCTCCAAATACGATAGTATCATCTCTCGTTTCCATAAGGTCCGAAGTAGCGACCTGTCTTTTCTTAAATCGGGGATTGCCACGCGCAACGAAAATTTCAACCAGTTAATTGAGAGGATTGAGAGAGTTGCTCTCGCGTCTAAAGAACCGATGCTCCTTCTGGGGCCAACTGGAGCGGGTAAGTCGCGGTTGGCTAAGCGAGTTTACGAGCTAAAAAAAAGTCGCAATCAACTCAGCGGTGCATTCGTAGATGTCAATTGTGCTACTATTCGCGGCGATGCGGCCATGTCCGCTCTGTTTGGCCATGTTAAGGGTGCCTTCACTGGTGCGGTGCAAAAGCGCGAGGGATATCTCCTGAGTGCCAATGGGGGGA
The sequence above is a segment of the Deltaproteobacteria bacterium genome. Coding sequences within it:
- a CDS encoding sigma 54-interacting transcriptional regulator, whose translation is METKQTVLIGFLGTALDRGPRNAQRWELWRPSVGICQQDDLLIDVFELLHSRRFTALAEQIAADITSVSPETRVVLHGIEIQDAWDFEEVYGVLLDFARSYSWNLDEREYLLHITTGTHVAQICLFLLAEARYFPAKLVQSSPPAPPERDSRGTYRIIDLDLSKYDSIISRFHKVRSSDLSFLKSGIATRNENFNQLIERIERVALASKEPMLLLGPTGAGKSRLAKRVYELKKSRNQLSGAFVDVNCATIRGDAAMSALFGHVKGAFTGAVQKREGYLLSANGGMLFLDEIGELGPDEQAMLLRALEEKTFFPVGADGEARSDFQLIAGSNRDLQSLARQGSFRDDLLARINLWSFKLPGLNERQEDIAPNIEYELERYAEKHNRQISLNKEARELFLRFATSPLALWQANFRDLNAAVTRMATLSSAGRITVEIVEEEIRRLTDAWQTADSLAPHEELYSYFGITRHTLEELDKFDRVQLVEVLKVCKQCRSLAEAGRLLFAHSGKEKPNYNPADRLRKYLARFNIAWKGRSHQSIA